The following coding sequences are from one Niveibacterium umoris window:
- a CDS encoding DUF3034 family protein: protein MPTYRPHASAAAHGTQKPARAVQRLTALIALSLSFSAHADLTLGAAPGARLTATGGVSQIEGSGGGGLVPWALISGYASADQIGGSAFVTRVDTGDFRLDSGGGALGIGDRVELSYALQRFDLGTTVPGASIRMDIVGAKIRLAGDAVYDQDRWLPQLALGVQYKHNRDFDFVPKALGANRGDDWDAYLAASKVWIDGPFGRSLLANLTLRATRANQLGLLGFGGDKSDAHRIEPEASLGLFLRDDLVLGAEYRAKPDNLSAFREDAFADVFVAWFPSKRLSITAAWTDLGNIADKPHQQGAYLSLQIAH, encoded by the coding sequence ATGCCCACATACCGCCCCCATGCTTCCGCCGCCGCGCACGGCACACAGAAGCCCGCGCGTGCCGTGCAGCGGTTAACGGCCCTGATTGCGCTGAGCTTGAGCTTCTCTGCCCATGCGGACCTGACGCTCGGTGCAGCCCCCGGCGCCCGCCTGACGGCTACGGGCGGCGTCAGCCAGATCGAAGGCAGTGGCGGCGGCGGCCTGGTGCCCTGGGCGCTGATCAGCGGGTATGCAAGCGCCGACCAGATCGGCGGGAGCGCCTTCGTCACCCGCGTCGACACCGGGGATTTCCGACTCGACAGCGGCGGCGGCGCACTCGGCATCGGCGACCGGGTGGAGCTCTCCTACGCTCTGCAGCGCTTTGATCTCGGCACGACGGTACCGGGCGCGTCGATCCGCATGGACATCGTTGGCGCCAAGATCCGCCTTGCCGGGGATGCGGTGTATGACCAGGACCGGTGGTTGCCGCAACTTGCGCTCGGCGTGCAGTACAAACACAACCGCGACTTCGATTTCGTGCCCAAGGCGCTTGGCGCAAACCGCGGCGACGACTGGGACGCCTACCTCGCTGCGAGCAAGGTGTGGATCGACGGCCCCTTTGGCCGCAGCCTGCTTGCCAACCTCACGCTGCGGGCCACCCGCGCCAACCAGCTCGGACTGCTCGGTTTCGGCGGCGACAAATCGGACGCCCATCGCATCGAGCCGGAGGCATCGCTCGGCCTCTTCCTGCGGGACGATCTGGTGCTGGGGGCCGAATACCGCGCCAAGCCCGACAACCTGTCGGCCTTCCGCGAAGACGCTTTTGCCGATGTCTTCGTGGCGTGGTTTCCGTCCAAGCGCCTGTCGATCACTGCAGCGTGGACCGACCTTGGCAACATCGCCGACAAGCCACACCAGCAGGGCGCTTACCTGTCGCTGCAGATCGCGCACTGA
- a CDS encoding group I truncated hemoglobin: MTVSAAQADAGSVADAAHYQALGGEDGVAGIVHELLDRTISDPATRRTFDKINRPRLEKLLAQQICALSGGGCHYEGDPMTPVHGGMKITEAEFYGMVEHLREVLDARAVPQSAKNALLAKLAPMKRDIVGK; this comes from the coding sequence TTGACGGTTTCCGCGGCACAGGCCGATGCGGGCAGCGTCGCCGACGCCGCGCATTACCAAGCGCTGGGCGGCGAAGATGGTGTGGCGGGCATCGTCCATGAACTGCTTGATCGCACCATCAGCGACCCGGCCACCCGGCGAACCTTCGACAAGATCAATCGCCCACGACTGGAGAAACTGCTGGCGCAACAGATCTGCGCGCTGAGCGGCGGGGGATGCCACTACGAAGGCGATCCGATGACACCGGTGCATGGCGGCATGAAGATCACCGAGGCCGAGTTCTACGGCATGGTCGAGCACCTGCGTGAGGTGCTTGATGCCCGCGCAGTGCCTCAATCCGCCAAGAACGCGCTGCTGGCAAAGCTCGCGCCGATGAAGCGCGACATCGTTGGCAAGTAG